From Desulfonatronum thiosulfatophilum:
CACTTCGGGAATTTATCTGGACGTCACCCCGACTCCGTCACTGACGATTCGTTTTGGTCCCACGTACAATTTCGGACGAAGGCTGGATTTTTATGATTCCGGGGGAGACAAGCGCCGCGGCTACGACCTGAAGGCCGTTCCGGGGCTGGAAGCCGGGGTGAACTGGACTTTTTGATTCCATGGTGCCAGCATGAGTGATCTTTCGTGCCGTGCAGGAGCAAGCCTCAGCGACTTGAGGCGAATCGTGATGTGGACGATATTAATTTAAAACGAAAAGATATTTTCGATTTCGATTTCGGTTTGGTTTCGATTTCGATTTCGATTTCGATTTCGATTTCGATTTCGATTTCGATTTCGATTTCGATTTCGATTAAAGTTAATTCATGGATGCCGCGGAACGTCAAGGTGTTCGTGTTATGAAAGGAGATGAGTCATGAAGGAGCAACGCCGTCCTGGCCTGAGTACCCTGGCCCTCCACGCCGGACAGTCGCCGGATTCTCAAACACGATCCAGGGCCGTACCCATCTATCAGACAACCAGTTACGTCTTCAGGGACAGCGATCATGCGGCCAATCTTTTCGGACTCAGCGAACCGGGGTACATCTACACCCGGATCATGAACCCGACTACCGAGGTGCTGGAGCAACGCCTTGCGGCCATGCACGGCGCCAGCGTCTCTCTGGCCGTGGCTTCGGGCATGGCCGCGATTTTTTATACAGTGGCCAACATCACTTCTGCCGGGCAAAACATCGTCAGCGGAAGCAACCTCTACGGCGGAACCCACACCCTGTTCGCGCACACTCTGAGCCGCTTCGGCATCCAGGTGCGGTTCGTCGACTCTTCTCGGCCGGAGAATTTTGAACAGGCCATCGACGAAAATACCCGGCTCGTCTTCACCGAATCCATCGGCAACCCCCGCTGCAACATTGACAACATGGAAGCCATCGCCGCCATTGCCCACAGCCGCGGGCTACCCTTCGTGGTGGACAACACCGTCAGTCCGCCGCCGATCTTCAACCCCTTCGACTACGGCGCGGATATCCTCGTCTACTCCCTGACCAAGATGGTCGGCGGCCATGGCAACAGCATCGGCGGAGCCGTGGTGGAAAAAGGCAGCTTTGACTGGAGCGCCGAGAAAAAGTTCCCGGAGATTACCGAACCGGATCCCGCCTACCACGGTTTGAATATCTGGGAGAACTTCTGTTCCCCGGACCATCCGGATTCCTGTCAGGCCTTCACCCTGAAAATGCGCACCGGCCTGTTGCGGGACACCGGAGCGGCCCTTTCCCCCATGAACGCTTTCCTGATCCTCCAGGGCGTGGAAACCT
This genomic window contains:
- a CDS encoding O-acetylhomoserine aminocarboxypropyltransferase/cysteine synthase family protein; protein product: MKEQRRPGLSTLALHAGQSPDSQTRSRAVPIYQTTSYVFRDSDHAANLFGLSEPGYIYTRIMNPTTEVLEQRLAAMHGASVSLAVASGMAAIFYTVANITSAGQNIVSGSNLYGGTHTLFAHTLSRFGIQVRFVDSSRPENFEQAIDENTRLVFTESIGNPRCNIDNMEAIAAIAHSRGLPFVVDNTVSPPPIFNPFDYGADILVYSLTKMVGGHGNSIGGAVVEKGSFDWSAEKKFPEITEPDPAYHGLNIWENFCSPDHPDSCQAFTLKMRTGLLRDTGAALSPMNAFLILQGVETLPLRAKAHCRNAQQVAEALAAHDQVAWVNYAGLGSHPDHDRAKHLFPLGPGAVFGFGIKGGLGAGRRFIDSVQLCSHLANILDAKTLVIHPASTTHAQLTPEEQLQAGVTPDLVRISVGLEDAEDIIADLDQALRATQE